The genomic stretch TTGATTGTCCTTTCACATTTATTGTATTATGAACACACACCAATATTAAATTAGTTCATTTCACAATGTTGATTAAAGGTCCACAGTGTAGATTTTAGCGACATCTAGTGGTAAGATTGTAAATTGCAACCAActgctcagtccacagctcacccctcccttataaaacgcatagagaagctacggtaaccaccacaggacaaacatgtcatcgtctgagacaacatagtgacaaaaTTAGCTCTATAGAGCAGTTTTTTACACGTCTATGTAAAGGGACCTGCGGGGTACGTAGATAAAAATGGCCCATtcttaggtaataaaaacaataaagttcattatgtaaggtctttatacaccagtgctaatatagttatgtagattatattgcatttctgtcaagagatccctctaaaagttacacactgcacctttaattgaAGAGACCAGTGAAAGCACTGTGAATATGTAAGTGGATATATAAAGTGGATtaatgtgcgtgtgtgtgtgtgtgtgtgcaagttATGGGATATCTGAGCATGTGTAAAGGTTTTGATGAACTTACTTGTGCTGTCTGATGTGCTGTATTGAGAATCTCTTCACAGGATCATATTCCAGCATCCCTGCCACGTGATGAAGAAGAGAGTCATGctgcatcatcatcatcatcacatcAAACGTATCTTTCTATGCTAGTGAGGTGTCAATCTATCTGGTCTGTAGTTTACAACACATCCTTAAGCATGCAGTTCACTCCACGAAAGCCAATGGTAGCATGTGCTTTGAAATCACATttgcttaaaggaacagttcacctaaaaataaattttttctgtcatcatttactcaccctccaGTTGTTCCAACCCtgtagaaaaaaaattgtaaccaaacagttctggggcaccactgactttcatagtcaatggtgccccagatctacAAGGCAAGGgacttttttttctttaaatttcctTATTTGAAAAtttcagaattttcatttttgggtgaactatccctttatgtGACACAAAGTTCTGATCGGATTTTAGTTCTGTTGAGGTAGATCTCAGAATCTGGATTAAACCTTGGCCTGACTAGGTATAAAAGCCTGCTCATTGCTGGCCAACACACACACTGTTAAACATGAGCTTCTTTTCAAATGTGATATTATGTTGGCAGCAGGTAACATTTAAGTTTATGAGATGTACTGTAGGCTGGTATCAGTATTCAGATGTTGATGTTGAACTCTGAGGATCAGATTATAATGAAAATGATGTTAAACCGTGTGCTGCGGAGCCAACAAAAGTGCTGATCATTAACAACACAGCACCATCTAATGATCAAACCTATGAACTACAACAAGACAAACAATACAGTACAGCTTATCAAAACCTTATTAAACAGctaattattacatttacatattttataattaaattattatttaaaacagaTTAAAATATGCACAAATTTAAAGAACATGAATAGATTGACAGAACCAGAACTCTGGGGTACAAACCAGATTTGATGTATACCAAAAGTAATTTTGTTGAATTTTGATCGTGACCATGTTTTAATCAGACCTTTAGATGTATTTCTATATTAAAGCGATATTAAAGAGAAGTCTGATTCAGTGTGATTCCTACCTCTCAACAGATCAGACAGCAGCGGTCCACACTCCTCAGGAATCGTGTAGTCACCTTTCCCAATGTTTTCAAACAGCTTATAGATGTTGTCCCCTTCAAATGGGTACAGACTCGTCGTTATGTTGTATCTGTGAGGAAGAAAGGGAGGCAGATTCAGTGCACAAGATCAGGATAATGGGTCGGTCCTAACCAGAGTTTAATATGTGACCAAATAAAAGCaacataaaattattttgtctgtgtgtttgtgtctaaCTCACAGTGTGACTCCAGCAGACCAGATATCCACTTTAAACCCTGAAAATGTTTCTAGCCCGTTGGCGATCTCGGGTGGCTGGAACGCTGGTGACCCCTGGCTCGTCCGACATGTGTCATCCTCTGCGAAGGGGTGGAGAGCCTGGAGATCAAAGGTTAACAGACGTATATTCATACATGTGGTATATTTGGTACAGTTTGGTAGATGTTACCTTGTAGATGTAATGCTTTAATTCTTCCCAtgcaaacagtttttaaataatttaaacatttatgatGTGTAAAAGCAGAGCAGCTTAAATATAAAACACTCATGCTTGTGTTATTAATGCACATGCCTCATTTCATCAAGGCCGACAATAATTAGCAGTAAATGTAGACATGAATCACTCAAACGCTCTTTAACAACACAAGCACTCTTGTGTTATCGCTTAGCAGACGCATTCACTACATTCACTACAGGATTATGATTCCCCGACCGCTGCTTGAAGCCTATAAATAACCTCAACACAACAGTAAACTCACCTCTGCTACACCCAAGTCAGAAATCTTTAACGCCCCATCTGTCGTAAGCAGCAAATTCCCTGGTTTAATATCTTTGTGCACAATTCCCTGGCTGTGCAAGTATTCAAGGCCATCCAACAGCTGGCAAAAGTACCTGAGAGACACAAAACAGCCAAACATCTCACCATCTTAACAAATAGTAACATATCTGAATTACTCTGACATGTTCAGTGTTCACAGGTCAAATATCTGATTAGTATGAACTAAAATGATGTCCTTAATATCATATATTGATGATAATAGATGTAAATATATGTGACAtcatctgtgaaatccaggttgaAGTCTATTAATCTAAAAATGAAATTAGGTGCAAAGttagatttttttctgtttttttttctctaatATGGTCTATAGCAGTGGCAGCTGGTCAATGGGGGCGCAGCCCTCCAAAGTTGGCCAGAGAAGAAAGCTACTTTTACATTTCAccataaagttaaatatatagtgcacaataataaaaaaattaaaccatTTAGTTGTACTGTTTTACTGTTAGTCATgtgatcatttatttaaaaataaaaactgagtttatagtgtgtgtgtgtcatgtttgtgtgtctggggcgcACCCCAAATGAGTGTATGTAGGTCAGtaaaaagggtaaaaacatgTGACCTGAGACTGAGCTCTAATTGGTTTCGGATCCGACCTGGGGCGCAGGCCAATTGAGTTGGCTAACATTAGCAGGATGCTACAGTATTTAAGTCATGatatttattgttttccttgTTTGCGGTTTCAAAGTCTGCGTGAAAGAGCGCATGTGAGCTGCCTTTACGTGGACATGATGCTCAGATAACCATCATCTGGTAggcaaataatttgtgattttctAAGTGAAAAACTGTACATCTGATGGAGGCAGGCATACCCGTGAGCTTGAAATACTGGAAATCTTTTCTCTGGAACGCTGTCCAACATTTCCTGCATCCCACAGACACAATACTCCATGATCATATACGTGAGCGAGAAGTAAAGGAAACAAACCACAGAgcttcacaaaaaaaacatgacatGGGACTAATGGGAAAAAACATTTTGGACAGTGATGCAGAGCTTTATAATTGGAATCGGAAGTGATTATCCCTGTGCCCTATTCCCTTAAAAGATCAGGGGTCGGATTCacgaaaacattcttaagacTGAAGAAAAATAAGAATGTTCTTAAGATAAATTATAAGAAGTTCATAAGAATGTTACTatcttttcttttaaatgccATACCAGCTTCtaaggctatattcatggcaagaaTAGAGTATAATTAAATAAAGGAAGATTAGAAaagatttttaatatttatttcgTAAGAATGTTACTAAGTGCAATTCTTGAAAATTTCTTGAGAAGTTCTCAAATATTtgcttaagaacatcttaaatTTTTGTCTTAAGAATAAAATGACAAGCGTTGGTTAccttcaatagcaggggactatttttgggcactgcataatattaCTATGCctgctgcagtcatgttacagcagcaagatccttgattattacacaaaaatgagAGTATaattcctagccatatctgtctagaaaatcacaacttttaattttctgtcggtcttagtacacgatgtaacttcaaaagagtcaagttttaaataggaaaaatatcaaaactctttggttatttttttccgctatgctaatggtctaatcagattcaatggattgtgctaagctatgctaaaagtgctagcgccagacccggagatcagctgaattgattccaaaacggtaataatcaaatgtttaactctaagggaactggaaaatgagcatattttcaaaaaaagtggagtgtccctttaaaattataaaagacGTTATTTGCTGTTGTAGCAGAGGTCAGCTAGTGTATGAAGGCGGCGCGGTGAGAAAACATTCCCTAATCTCCCAATCGGTCCAACGAGCACTCAGCGCCTGTGCGCGCTTCACTATCCACACGCGTCCGCACGTCAGGGTGAAGCGTGCCCGTGCTTTTGGAGCGCTCGACTCGAGCGATTGCCGGTTCGTCTCCCACTCAGAGCATCTTTGAGCGGTTAACATTAGTAATTTCACAATGAATGTATTATGGAGGAAGTAATGTGTTAGCTAAATTATCACtaatacttatttttttatatacattacTGAAGTAAGCCATAAAACTTTcctcattaaattaatatttgtgAAGTAAACGGTTTAAATTGCCATTTCTGACTAAACAATGCATGTGACATTTAATACAATCAAATTAACTtctaaaacatcttacattttgaaatttaagACTACTCTAAGGTTATCCTaactttaagatgttatttaagATGGTTTCTTTTCGAGAATTCTTAAGAAGCTTTTTGAGAATACAAAatattcttaacttttttcttaagcttgaatttaagataaaaatggcaGTTCAGAAGAATTTTCTTCTTAAGAATGTTGTGTGAATCCGGCCCCAGAACTcttgtgtaaactttagagggAGTTGCACAATTGTGTCTCATACTGTGGTTGACTAACATACAACTGGGCAAATAAAGCAGTGAAATACAACGTCATTTTCTCTGGAGCGACTGTATGCGTCATCCCCTTCACAAAGTGCCCTTCAAGGTCATAAAAATGCTGTTTGGAATTCACTGTGTGACACGTTCATGAGACTGGTCTGACTGTTTGTATGGTCCAACTACTCTTGATCTCGAAGTTTGATCAGTAGTGGAAAGGGCATCAGAAAATCAAAACCAGCAGACTGATGTGAGAATGTGAAACAAAATGCAACTAAACAAACTAAGTTACATGCTGTTCAGAAAGTTGAACTGCTCCCATTGTGGATGCATTAAATGATCACAACAGCACGCTTTTGAAACATGGCCAAGGCACAATTAATTTTGCAATATTAATAAGCAGCAGTCTTTCACTATTATTTTAGCTATTAGTCAGTCTTAGCTCTGCTTTTGTCGTATATCTTTGTATATttgtatggctctctggtatatCTTGAAATTTGATgattaaatatgagatgatataTTATGAAAGCACATTTTGCACTTTTGACTGTATTTTCATCTTATTCAAAACAATCTTTACTGTGTGCTTTTTTGGACTTTTGTGGGTGCTTTCGAAATCAAActattggcgcttttccattgcagagtaccccacggtttaatttagtttgggtcgggtcagctcaccttacTTTGGcatggttagcttttccatcgagtttagtatcacttcgcagtgggagggattataggcgtgtccttatatatttgcgctgcctgctgtgacatcatacaagtgagagcgtcgttgtatATTCCCATACACAATTATAACAAATGCGATTATCGTTTTCGTGTTTGATCTTCAACTTCACGTTTGAATACTGGAGTACTCGTTCCCATCACAACTATAAATGTGTAGATAACACACAGATAAACTGTGTTTTAAAGGATATATTTTCTGCTTCTCCTCGTTGTACAGCACATCCACCAGCTGAATGATGTTTTTGTGCTGAAGTCGTCTGAGCAGCTGAATCTCcctataaaaaaaacacataacaatCAAAAAAACAGTTCAGTTAATAACTGATTAACAAAACCACAGATACACATTATTGACATGAAGTGAAGTCTCTATGGGTGCTGTGAAAGTTTATAAAGTGTTTCAGGGATATAACACAATGCATTAAGTCTCAGTGTTTCAGCTTAATTaactttaaataatatttttttttttaagcttttgATTCAGGGAATCAAAATATGACTACAATAAATTCTTGATCGTAAATAAACCTACTGACCAGAGCAGAGGTTCCCAACCTGGGATCTGCTCCTCCTCTTGGGGGGAGCTAAAGTTCACGGGGGGGCCTTGGGTAGCGTGGAATCTAATATACCttggcttaaataaagatgcataaaatgttccactaataattaaagaaatattttgagtttttaaaaaatcataattcTTACAACGCCAAGATAAGGTTTTTAAATATTGTCTTatgtaaaattatttattttaattgtgcTCACTCCATCTCAAATTGCTGATCAACGTATATTGGCAAAATCAAATGAAAAGATTGATGTAGAGGCCTTATGTGCAtcagtagattacatacaaagtcaatgcaaagacgtaaCAGACGCGAACTCAAGTGGGGTGATACGAATGATGGGAATTGGGTGGCGCAATGGCCGTGAAAACACACGCTATTTGCCTCAAGCGAGTCTTTacgcaagttaaaaatatttgactTTAACACAAAGTTAACTCCTGCAAGTAATCTAAAGCAAGGAACACAATActttgtgtttggtgtgtatgcacCATTAGACTGTTGACTGGGGGGGCAAGGtaaaagtttggaaaccactGTCATTATACAGACATCAGAGACCAAGGAATATCCGAATATAAAATGAGTGATTTTACTGTAGTATTCAGCATGGGTCACACACTGCAGAGACATACTGTGCTGCTATAGGCCAGAAATAACTGCAGGACAGAAGCTCATATATACACTGACACGGTTTATGTGTCTGTCGGGGGGAACAAGACTACACTTCTGATTTTTAAAACATAACTTTGCTTCCTGCTAGCTTGATATACTTTCCTCCAATCTCCTATAATTGTGTAAAGTAAGCCAAAAGTTAACTCAGGCATGACCTGTTAACCTCCACTGGTAGATGGTGCTACACCACAAATACAAAAAGGATCTTTCTCAAATGACGcttaaaaaaagaaactttGTTTTGGTAGCAACACCAAGGTTATGGGTTCAATgtagggctgggacaacgcgtcgacgtaatcgacgacgtcgacgcaaaaaatacgtcgacgcaaaatatgcgcgtcgattcgtcagacccaaaaagaCGGCGCCGTTGAGTAGTAGCAACGCGAGTGGCTCCAGTCCACGCCGGCTTCACAGCAAGTGTGAGCAGTGCGTAAGCGGCGCATGTTttttcagcgcccatgttaacaagcatgcaccctGCCGCATGAGGAGCGCGAGCTcgcggctctgtagcaacagtgctgcaatcgtttctgcgtgggttctgctgcgctgctcaagctcatttaaagtgaaagtgctttgtttatggtttaaatgctcgtggattgacgcgaaagagtgtcattttaccataaaatcatgaatgtgatgccaagtgtgttttaaacagagcaatttaacaaaaagcaatgaaatatgtaaaaacacactgttgccagaagactgcgttttcattcactctctgttcagcagtaaatgagtcctcatctatcttaataaacttatgagaaagagatttaataatgtatgtgcttcttaagtttaattgtgtttatatccgtcattacatggactagaacagcacgaaaacaatgtggattaaacaaatcaagttataaaaattacactgtgtgaccatcaaaaggcacattgaagaggttttgctcataaattgcatgcaaaataaagtcatttgaacttgagatttttatactgttactaaACAGCACAGAATGAGCTGCAAACGCTTTATGAAATGCTACCTCTgactaagaatgcattattttgcacttgtatagtctttttATTTAGAAATTTCAAGAACAATCaacatatattgaaatgtttacattcagatatgtaaatcaacatgtataaattgctattagttaattaatggggagataatcgaatcgaagtcgaatcggactgataaaatgaatcgttagattaatcgatgaatcgaaaaaagaatcgctagattaatcgttaaaaaaataatcgtttatcccagccctagtTCAATGTTTAGGGAAaacacataataaataaatgaccaTCAACCAATGAGTGCTGATATTATCCAGTCACGTGTCATTTAGAGCTCACGTGATTGGCTCAAAACACCTAGATGTAGAACCCAACGGCCATGAGCAAATActttatatcatatattttttgGAAACTCCTGAGGAGATGATGAATGAATGTTGAACAATCAGATACATCAGGGATGTACAATTATACACACCAAACACTACTCAACCTGAGGCTGAGAAAATATCTATATCAAAAGATCTTCAACCTTTCTCCTGGGGAGCCACAGTCCTGAGAAATTAAGTTTCAACCCTGCTCCAACACAACTGTAATGACTACAAGTGAGACTGAGGAAGACTTTGATTATTTGGTTAAGGTTTGTTTGATAATGAATTAAGGTATGTTTGTGATAATGGATAATGGACAGTGGATGCAAAAGAGCACGGATGATGAAGGCCTCTGATCTAGATGTTGtgaataaaatgatattttgttTATGTTGAACATACACTATAACTCACAAAGAGCAAACAGAGGTCATTGGAATAACTGGTTCAAAGCCAGCTCTGTTCTGGCATCCCTCAGACACAAACATGGCAATAGAGGATGTGTTATGCAATAATGGTCATGTTTACAGCATGCACCTGCCAGCCTGGACCTGTTGCCATTGGAAAAGAGGAATGAATGCTAACAGCTGCCGTCAACATATTGACAATTACGTATTAAAATCTAATAGACACTTTTATCCCAAAAGAGAGTTTGTTCAGATAAAACATTTTACCAGTGTGTTGACTGAGAATCAAACCCACGATCTTGGTGTTGCTAGCATCAAGCTCTACCAGCTGAACTGCAGAGAAACATACTGCGATACGCTGCCTTCAAAGACAGCTGACTACGTAGACAGTAGGCTTGCAATTTCTATGAGCTCTGACGAAACACACACATCTTCACACAGGACGATTCTGATGCCAGCCAAAAACCTCTCATCTATTTAAAGTAGAAGCCTGCAGCTCCACAGCAGcccattttaattaatttaactgCTTTGTGTGATTAAACAGCATATGATATTTCACAAGAGGAAGAGAGGACTTAATCACTGACctcaaaacaaacacaagagTAACAAACAGTTCATTACCTGTAATGCAACACTTCCTAATGAAACAGGATATTCATTGAGGAAATAATGCTGGGATGGGACTTGAATTGACCAACCCTGAATTGATTGGAACATTGATCGTTACAGAGCTGAATGAAAGTATGCATTGGATTCTGGGGAATTTACCAGCAGTACAATCTTCCAACCAGGACCAGATCAACGTCAGCTTCCAAATCATCTCTACAAAAATCACTTTATAaatctagggatgcaccaataccgatactggtatcggcctcgataccacattttctaaagtactcgttaaaagtcccccgataccggtgatcgataccacggtttaagaaatgtctatgtttgagcggcgtgtacagggttaatcctcgtgttgtccaaagaggcagagtttacaacaaactggaaaacaggtcccttgtttttttgttaaactatatgactaaagctgttacctgtaaaaatctgttaaatcatgtttttttattaagtactcggtatcggtaagtactgaaatgcaagtactcgtactcatactcgtattccaaaaaagtggtatcggtgcatctctataTAAATCTGTTATATACCATTGTCCCATAATCTTTAATATGAATGTTAACCACCATTAATTACTAGTTAACCATCATTCAGAATAACTGCATTACCTTTAACAGCAGCACAAAACATTAAGAACTAGGGCTGCAggatattaaaaaaaactgacattGCGGTTTGGGGGGGGGGTCACAAACCTAAATAATGCACAGATCCAATATATTAGTGTTGCACGATATGCCCCATAATGAGATCACCcaatcgtcagcctgtgagatcagTGATACACAATAGCATCAGAGGCGGGGGCAATACTTTactcatttcatttatttttgttcatgttTTCCTTAGCCACTGGATTtttggtggacaaaaaagaagaCAATTTACTCTAAGGGCAATTTACTCTTCTTAAACCTGACGCCGTTAATCTGAGCACCTCATTGAAGCCCAGGCGCCTTGAAATTTTTTGAGAGTCAGGGAGTTGGAACAAGCCAACTATTGTCACGAAGGCCCCCTATTGGCCATATGGCTGACTATCGTTGATagtatcgtctatcggcacaaccctacaaTATGCTGTTatgcaattaattaattaatattattcacAAGAAAAGAAGGAAGGTAATTTTAAAAAGACCTTACTTTTTCACGTTGGCCTCTCCATTGGGAATTCTCCTCAGTTTCTTCTTCTTCAGGATCTTCACGGCTCTGCGACACAGAGTCTCTGAGTCCAGCATCTCTTTCACCTTTCCGTATGAGCCCTCACCCAGCAAATCTCCCATCAGATATTTGCCGATCAGCTTGGCGCGCTTGCGTCGTGGTTGGTAGATGACCTCGGTGGAGTCGATGCGGTGGATGAAGGTGTCCATTCCCATGAGCTCATTCTCCGTCAGGTAATCCAAATGCTGAAGTTCAGCCCCCAAGCTCATCTTCTCTGCCCTCTCTCTGTTCCACTCGCTCCAGACCTCAACGGCAACACAACGGCCGACAGGCGTCTGGAATATCAGTATTTTATGGAAACAGAGACACAGTTCTGACTGACCAAAATCAGTTAGTAGTAAAGCACCAGAACGAAGTCACATCTGGAAAACAACTGCAGTGGCATGGCTAACGTCCACGTCGGTTAACCAGTGAGTGAAGACAACAGTTCAACGCACCAGAGCCCACAGGGTAAAAATTACACGACCTCGCAGGGTCAACAAGTGCTGGTTTTCTGCTTTTTTATCTCAAGGCTTGAATTAGCCGACGCTGGGAATCACAGGAGCCCAGCACATCTCTGCAGGTACGTCTggtacagtatgacacaaaaTCTTTACTTATAGAGGTCTCTTTGAGAACGTTGCAATCAGGAACTACAGTTTTCTACTTCTGCTCAGCATTATGGGAAATCACCATCCAAGACACAAAATACCTACAACAAAGAAAAGACACAATAACCATATCATCAAACATATTAGCAGCATAAAGAGCATTAATACAGTGGCAGCCGTTTGAATGTAACTGCATTATATGTCATCTCTCGCAGCTAATTTAACTTTTCTGTCTCATTTCTGCAGTGacattaaatgtgtaatataagTGCCCTGATACCTTTCAGTtttaggcatgggccgattaccggcttcaaggtataccgaggttttaaacagtcaaggtttcaaaaccactgaaatattctgtgataccgtctccaaggtatgagctgtgtttatacaaaattcattaaatcattaagtcatgtgattgatttgatgtttacatttaatatacattacaaaaatattatatatttttttaaagcatattataatttaaaggctttatttttacctggcatttaaaaaataacacattttagtgttgcaatggcaaaaccgtaacactgtgaaaccgtggtatttttgctaaaggttatcataccgccagaatcttataccggcccatgcctattcAGTTTCATGGTATACTGAAATTACCATATAAGCTTATTCCCTTCAGATAAAGAGCCCCTATTTTTCCTTTCAAGAATTTACACTTTTTTGATGTGTAactgtgtgttagtacatgttaatgatctGCAAAGTTACGAATCTTAAAGTCTTTGATGATGCAAGTTACCGTCTACAACTGAAATCTCTTTTCATGGACTACAATGAACGCAAGGATTGTacgcaacagtttacttccttggCCTGTTAATGATGACACTATGGTTATTATCAGAAATCCGCTTCTAACTAACAGCCTGTTATTAGCCTattcttcatatttggtatgatTTAAACTTTGTTATTTATACCATTGTCCACGATTATGAACGCGATTTTGCTTAGCTTTGAAACACGGCTCTGTGCAGTAaactccatctgaaagcaggtgatgagTTGACTGATGAGATTTCTTACATTTCTTAACAAACGTTCGTGTTCATAGGCACTAGTTTGCACGGTGAACCAGTTCTGGAAAATTACCGGTATAATATTTCAAAAGGTAATATACTGTGATTTTGCTGGTTTCAGTACTGGAAATCCTGTTGTTCCTAAG from Paramisgurnus dabryanus chromosome 6, PD_genome_1.1, whole genome shotgun sequence encodes the following:
- the stk11 gene encoding serine/threonine-protein kinase STK11, encoding MSLGAELQHLDYLTENELMGMDTFIHRIDSTEVIYQPRRKRAKLIGKYLMGDLLGEGSYGKVKEMLDSETLCRRAVKILKKKKLRRIPNGEANVKKEIQLLRRLQHKNIIQLVDVLYNEEKQKMYMIMEYCVCGMQEMLDSVPEKRFPVFQAHGYFCQLLDGLEYLHSQGIVHKDIKPGNLLLTTDGALKISDLGVAEALHPFAEDDTCRTSQGSPAFQPPEIANGLETFSGFKVDIWSAGVTLYNITTSLYPFEGDNIYKLFENIGKGDYTIPEECGPLLSDLLRGMLEYDPVKRFSIQHIRQHNWVRKKHPPSEPPVPIPPSAETRDPWRSMTVVPYLEDLHGYAEEEDDEMFDGEDDIIYTQDFTVPGQVPEDEVDIDQRPPERRCPMAKPLCINGTESAPLKPKSERRSSSSSNPSRKGMSAASKIRKLSTCKQQ